ACCGAAAACAACAGCGGAAATGTCACGACATCTTTTAAGGAAATCTCTTCTGCTTAGCATCTCGCCACCTAATGAATTGAGCAGGCAGTGCACGGGTCAAAACTTCTTATGACCCTGCCTACTTCTATGGAGCCGCTTACCCCGCCGTAATTAACCGGAGTGCCCAGCACTGCTTTCTCCGCAACCCCAAGCCTGCCGTCCACTGTGGGACCAAAGTTCCATGTTGAAGGCACTATCATTTTATAGTCAGTAACTTTGCCTTTATAAGCTGTGATATGGTGCACAAGAGCACCTCTTGCAGCAACTGAGAAGCCTATCCCTTCCCCCGAAACCGGAGCTTGAAGGTCAACAGCTCTGATAGCAGGTTTGCCTATGACATATTCTTCCGTTCTGCCATATAAATAATTACATAACATAACTGACTCGTGGGCCCTTGCAAGCAGCCTGCCCATCACAGATGACTTTATGGATTTCTGACCTAGTCTTCTGAGGAGCGACTTAAATTCTTCGTCATTCCCCACAGCCGCTCTTGCTATAGGACCGGTTTCAAGAGGAATCCCGTCATATCTGGGTGCTTTTATCCAGCTATACGCACCTTCTGCGTTTTCATCAGGGCTTCCGTCAGCTTTATAATATGAAGAACCTATCAGCTCTTTGACTTTGTTATAATCGAAATCAACTTTTTCACCGTCCGCAATCACCCCCTGCGTGAACAGGTCCCCCTTTGCAGAGTTGAATGACTGGTGTGCATAAAATGTATTATAGGCTTCACCTATATCGAAATATTCCGGAAATCTCTGGGCAATCTCTATTACATCCGGCATAAATGAACTGCTGACAAACTCAGCCGTTGCATCAAGTGCTCTGTAGTATTTCATTAAGGCGTCAGTTGTAATCTCAGTGGTAATACCACCAGGCATAAGCGCATGAATAAAAGGCACTTTTGCACCCAGAATAGCAAGTCCGCCCGCCGCTTGACTTCTTATTTTAATCGCCTCGAAGTAGTTCAAAGCAAACCTTCTGGCACTATCTTTATCTTTTATGTAGTTGCCTTCTGTCCTGTTCTGCATAAAAGCAGTTCCCGACGAACTAAGCCAGTCTGATATGTTTCTCAGGTCTCTGTCTTTCCCGTTGTATCCCGCAGCAGATGATAGATTGACGTAGTCAGGCAGGCATAAGTTATAGAAGTGGAGAATGTGATCAGTAACGATGTGAAGACCGAGTATCATGTCCCGCAGGATGATACCGTTGGCAGGAGGCGTTATTCCGAAAATCTGCTCAAGAGCCATCACAGAGGATACTCCGTGTACCTCATGGCAGACTCCGCATATCCTCTGCGCAATTCTGGCAGAATCCACAGGATGCCTGCCCAGAAGCATTCTTTCGAAACCTCTGTACATATTCCCAGCTATCCGAACCTCAGAAACTTTTCCAGACTCGACAGCAGTCTCCACACTCATATGCCCTTCGATACGAGTGAGAGGGTCAACTGTTAACAATTTAGACATTGCTTCCTCGCAAAAAACAATCAGTGCAACATAAAGGTAATTTTACATCTCCTTAACAATAAAGACCTTTACATGTCAAGCTGTAATCCACGCACCTTTTTCATGCCATAAATTCATAATGTCGTTATTCTTTGTTAATTATTTATGAAATCAATCAAGCATAGCCATGACAATTATATGAAAAGCGAATATGCTCAAAATAGCAACTGCCGCAACCGCACATTAAACACACTGTTCTATATTTCAAAGCAAGAGGCGCACTTTACCGGATTTGCAGCATGTTATGCGAGTTTACATATTAACGAACAGATAAGCACTATTTGCAAAGATTTCAGTAGTTGTATTAAGTATCTCAATAAGAAAACCTATTTAGAGATTGAAGGCTATGAGAAATTCAGATCATAGACGAAACATCATGTCTGGCTCGATCATAGAATTTTTGAGTAATTCTTACCTGAGGACAAACGAAAAAAGCCCATCATCACGATGGGCTTTTGAAACTCCCCGAGCTGGACTTGAACCAGCAACCTATTGATTAACAGTCAATAAGTAGCACTTTTCGCAATTTTCCACTTGTTATATAAACTATTCTAATTTATGATTATTTATAAATAAGACTTACTTAGTCTTACTAGCTTTTACCGTGTTTTACCGATAATACTGCTAACATAGTGCTTACATTTTTGGAGACTGTGATGAACACAAAGAAGAAGCTCACTGACGCTGTTGTACGAAATGCTAAACCAGCGACACAAGGGAGCGGGTATTACTACATTTGGGATACTGAGCTAAAGGGCTTTGCCCTGCGTGTTACAGGGAGACCTACGAAATCATATGTAATTAGGTACAGAAATGAAGAAGGCCGACAGAAGGTCATGACTCTTTTCAGAGCTTCCAATATCACTGCCGATGAAGCAAGAAGAAAGGCCAGAACTAAGCTCACAGAGGCTCAGGGCGGGACTGACATTCTTAAAGAGAAGCAGGAAAAGCGCAAAGCGATGCTGTTCTCCGAATTTGCTGAAATATATCTGGAGCACCATGCAAGACCTAACAACAGTGCCGGCACTGTGAAAACCAATGAAAGCTACCTAGAAAGACTTATTCTGCCAGCGTTTGGCAACAGACCTCTTAAAAGCATTACACCTGAAGACACTGCAAAGCTTCATCACAAAATCGGCAAGTCAACTCCTGTCCAGGCAAACAGAGTACACGCACTGCTTCGCAAAATGTTTACCTTGGCTGAGACATGGAGATATATACCTCAAAATACTAATCCATGTGTCCACACTCAGAAATACAAAGAAACTCCTGTGCAGAGGTTTCTCACTCCTGATGAGACTAAAAGGCTCGAAGACGTTCTAGAGAAATATGAAGAGAAGTATTACTCAGCTGTACTTGCTTTGAGGCTTTTAATGTACACGGGCTGCAGGAAAGAAGAGATACTTACCCTCAAGTGGGAAAATATCAAGAATGAGCTTAATTTGCTCCACATACCAAAATCTAAAACCGGCGAGAAGAACGTGCCTGTCTCCCACGAGGTTTTGGATATGCTAGAGAACGCTTATAAGGTCAACGAGTATGTCTGCTTTGGCAAATTCGAAAACTCCCGTCTAATAGGTTTACAAAAGATTTGGGAACGTCTCCGAAAAGAAGCTGGACTGGAAGATGTAAGAATACATGACCTGCGCCACTCTTTTGCCTCAACAGCTATCTCAGGGGGCATCAACATTGAGTTCATTTCAAAACTGTTGGGGCACAAACGTATTACAACGACTGAATACTACTATGCCCATGTACAAAACGATCCACTCCACGAGGCAGCTAATAAAATAGCCACCAGCATTACCACAGCTAGAAAAACAGGAAAAGGATTAAGACGAGTCAAATAATACTGTAAAATACACTTTACAGCTACGCCCCAATCATGTAAAGTAGACTTTACAGAGGTGTATATATGTTCGACTTTGACATTTGGTTTTCTGAACAGGCTTTAATACTTAAAAAACTGCCCGAAAAGCACAAAA
This window of the Denitrovibrio acetiphilus DSM 12809 genome carries:
- a CDS encoding nickel-dependent hydrogenase large subunit; this translates as MSKLLTVDPLTRIEGHMSVETAVESGKVSEVRIAGNMYRGFERMLLGRHPVDSARIAQRICGVCHEVHGVSSVMALEQIFGITPPANGIILRDMILGLHIVTDHILHFYNLCLPDYVNLSSAAGYNGKDRDLRNISDWLSSSGTAFMQNRTEGNYIKDKDSARRFALNYFEAIKIRSQAAGGLAILGAKVPFIHALMPGGITTEITTDALMKYYRALDATAEFVSSSFMPDVIEIAQRFPEYFDIGEAYNTFYAHQSFNSAKGDLFTQGVIADGEKVDFDYNKVKELIGSSYYKADGSPDENAEGAYSWIKAPRYDGIPLETGPIARAAVGNDEEFKSLLRRLGQKSIKSSVMGRLLARAHESVMLCNYLYGRTEEYVIGKPAIRAVDLQAPVSGEGIGFSVAARGALVHHITAYKGKVTDYKMIVPSTWNFGPTVDGRLGVAEKAVLGTPVNYGGVSGSIEVGRVIRSFDPCTACSIH
- a CDS encoding tyrosine-type recombinase/integrase; translated protein: MNTKKKLTDAVVRNAKPATQGSGYYYIWDTELKGFALRVTGRPTKSYVIRYRNEEGRQKVMTLFRASNITADEARRKARTKLTEAQGGTDILKEKQEKRKAMLFSEFAEIYLEHHARPNNSAGTVKTNESYLERLILPAFGNRPLKSITPEDTAKLHHKIGKSTPVQANRVHALLRKMFTLAETWRYIPQNTNPCVHTQKYKETPVQRFLTPDETKRLEDVLEKYEEKYYSAVLALRLLMYTGCRKEEILTLKWENIKNELNLLHIPKSKTGEKNVPVSHEVLDMLENAYKVNEYVCFGKFENSRLIGLQKIWERLRKEAGLEDVRIHDLRHSFASTAISGGINIEFISKLLGHKRITTTEYYYAHVQNDPLHEAANKIATSITTARKTGKGLRRVK